In the Anaerostipes caccae L1-92 genome, ATCCAATCACTGTCCGTGATCTGGATGCTCCAAGACTCCTGCGGCACGTCTCCTGTGCCGTCCCAGATCTCACCAAGCTCTATTTGCCCCCCCTGCTCTACATCGGGAAGGTTGTTGCCAAACTGGTCCATTGCCTGTGCTTTTTCTATTATATTATTCATATTTATTACCTCCGTTTTATTTTTGTTTTTCGCCTAACAATAAGTGTCCAAGGCATCTTGTGAAATCGCCTGTCCATGATAAAATATCTTGGTGCAGTAATGCGCCAGGGAAAAGAAGATCTAGGATAAAAGGTGGCTGAACCGGGAATGGCTCTACTTTGTCAGGAAGGGCCGGTTCAGCAATTTTCAGCATCGTCTTCCATATTTTTTTCGCTTGTAGTTTGTTACAAGCACCTGCGGTGGCTAATACAACATCACCACCGACTTTAATTGTCGCGACATAACCGCCTTGCTCAGTTGTCAATTCCATCGTTGCTCCGTCTAGCAACTCGATAGGATCTCCCTCATTAGTGTTTCTGATCAAGTTTGTTAGGTATTCGATTGTTTCATTTCGCACATCTTCCGTACCTGATACTCTATTATGTTGCGTGTTTATCGTATAATGATTAATTTCCATTTTTATCGCCTCTTTCTTCTCCGAGCTCAATGTTAAAAAATCTTCCATCCTTGTCCGTTCCGAGAAAACAAGGTGCTCCGTCGTTATCATACAATAGCTCGTTCGGGGTGTATACCCAACCCCATGGCGCAGTAATGACTATGTCAGTTTCGTTTTTTTCGACTTCCCATCCATCCGGTATTTTTACTTCTATTTTTTCGCTAAAATCTGCCTGTTCAGATTTGTTTCCGTATGTATAAATCGTTCTTTTTTCTGCGGATAAAACACCATAATTTTTATATAATTCTATTGTCATGTTATCTTCTCCCTTCATTAATTGCTATCTTCCAAAAACTTCCTTCTTTAATCTCATGCAAAGAGCATTTCCGCTAATTCTCATTTGTGTGTAAAAAGATCTGTAATACTCGTCAGAGGCTTTGTTATTTTTGCTTAAAAGCTCAATCACATCACCTGCATAGGATTCCTTTGTGATTTCAACGATTTTGTTTAAAATTTCTTCCGCTTTTTCTTTTTGTTCTTTCGGTACCATGTTTAAGTAAGATGTAAATTCTGTGCTCATTTTTTCGATAAGTTCTTTTGCCCAGGCAATCTGTTTTTCGCTGCCTTTGAGTTTTGTTATTTTCATTTTCGCTTCCCTCCATGCTTTCTTCAATGCGGAGGAAATCGTTTCTTTAAATCTTTTTACCAGCTCCCATGCTCTTTTCATGATTTTTGATAAGTTATATTTTTTCATCTTCGTTTCCTCCTTATTAACTCGTTTCCTTTACTGTAATTATAGTATAAACCATTTTTGGTTTATTGTCAATTCTTTTTTAAACTTTTTTCAGTTTATTTTTGTTGACCATTTTTATTGTGTACTATATACTTATATAAAAGGAGGGAAAAAGATGATTGTATATAAAATTGATGTAATCGAATCTTTGAAAGAGGCAGGATATAATAGTACGAGGATTTTAAAAGAAAACATTATAGGCCAGTCCGCAATGACGAAAATCAGAAACGGTGAGCCAGTTGGAATTAAAACGTTAGATAAGATTTGTGAATTGCTAGATATGCAGCCTGGTAACATTATCAAATATGTAGAAACGAAAAAATAAACTGAAAAAAGTTTAATTCTCCTGTTGACTTTAGACCGTTTTTGGTTTATACTATAATTACAGTAAAGGAAACGAGTTAATAAGGAGGAAACGAAGATGAAAAAATATAACTTATCAAAAATCATGAAAAGAGCATGGGAGCTGGTAAAAAGATTTAAAGAAACGATTTCCTCCGCATTGAAGAAAGCATGGAGGGAAGCAAAAATGAAAATGGCAGAACTCAAAGGAACCGAAAAACAGGTTGCTTGGGCAAATGACATCAGAAACAAAGGAATCGAATTTTGTGAAAAATATGATTTTTCTTTTGCAAAACAAAAGTTTTGTGATATGGATTCATCAAAATGGTTTATTGATGAATGGAGGGGTCTCACTAGTAGAGGAAATAAATTCGGTATGGTAGCAAACCTGATGGAACTTAACATTCAAGAAGAAACTAGGATCATTAGAGAAAAGAATGGCCGTGCAATTAAACATAAGGAGCGAGTACAGATACTTGACTCATATGAAAAATACCGTAACATTGATTCAGAAGTCGATTATAAAATAAACGAATTTTGGAGCGATGGTCAATATTTATGGGGTGGAAGTATTTCCGGTCAGAATTGAGGAGGATTAATATGAAATTTGTAGATTTAAATTCGGAAATAGAAATCATGGAAAAGTCTATTGCTCGACAAATTAAAGATAGTGGTCTCACTAAAGAGCAACTAATTCAGGCCAATAATTTTAATCATATTTATGACAAGCATTTTAGTAGTAAAGACAAGCGTGAAGAAGATAATAAGGCCAAAATTGTTTTCTGGGACCTTGCAGAATCTGCTATGAAATTTGATTTCAGGACAGCCATGAGCATAGAGAGACAAAAAGATGTTCTTGACGTACTCAAAGAAGCGCAGGAAGTCCATGGTTTTCTAGTATGTGCAAACTATACCTATTACGCTTTTTCCTCCTGTTTATTTAAAGATGGAAAACAAGTAATAGCTTACTCCTGGGATGCTGTTGCAAATTGCATTGAGGATGGCGGTCTGGAAATAGTTCCTGACTACATCAAAGAAAACGAGAGTTTCAAAAAAACGGTTGAAAATTTATTGAAAGATTAGAATAAAATAGTTATAATAAAGTAAACGGCAGACCCATATTGGGATTTAAAATATATGATAATGCTATAGTCATGCTAATTCTGCCACTAAAAAAAGCCCCGGATTGCTCCGAGGCTTTTCTTCTGCTTATTATACATCATTTCAGAGCACAAAAAAGACCGGGATTTCTCCCGGCCCTGAAACTATTAAGCTGCAATCTTTGCACTATTATTCTGCTGTATAAACTCTTTGATCTGGTCATATCCCCAGCCGCAGTCAACCAATCCGCTCACTAAACACTCCATAGACTGCACAGCTCTCAAGTCCTCCTCTAATAAGTAATCCCTAAGATTCTCCTTTTTATCTATTCCATACTTTTCACGGAGTTGTCTTGCGTTCATCCCGAATAGTACTTTGTAAATACAATTCGTATATGTGGAATAGGCATGACCATGCATCCTCTCATTTTCTGTAGACTGCTGTAATGCCTTTGTGAGAGATTGCCGAACCGCAATACCTTTTTCCCTTTCGATTAGTTTCCCTTGTAAAGTACGTTCCATTGCATTGAACTGTTTTATATACGCCTCTTTAAATTTCATTGCTGTTTCGCCGGTGTAACCCATAACCAAAAGAGTGAACCCATCTCGTGTCAAATAGTACATCGGCTGCTTATGCTTCTGTTCGTTTAGATATTTTGACTCCTCAAAATTTAGGAGTCGGAACTCTTCACTACAACCAAGTTCTCGAATATCTTTTAATACATTGTCATGCCTTTTTCCAAAAGTATTTGCAACGTCCAAACTACTAACTACTGTTTTTTCCTGTTTGTCAATTCTTTTTACTTCAACTAACATTTTATAATTCCTTTCCTTGATTATTATTTGCATGTAAGGTAGTTAAAAAAATAAGCATACCGGAGGATTCCAGATGCCCATTCTATTTCTTTCTATTTTTGTAAAGAGCCGTGCAGGTCTTTTTCCCGGCATAGCTGCCTTTCTTCCATCCGAGCTGCTTCCAGTATCTTTCCAACTTTTTCTGTGTTGCTGGTCCCCATTCTCCGTCTACCGCAATGTCTGCACCAGATGCTAGTGAATTTAGTTTTCCCTGCATCCACCGTATTGCATTTTTAGAGGATGTCTTTTTTACGGTTGTGTATTTTACACTTTGCCCTCCGATAGCATTTTTAAAAGTTTTCCAACCATTGTTGTCTGCTCCGATCCATGGCATAGGGCAATTCTTCCCGTTTACGTCCCAGTGCCGGATCACGTGGGATGCTGGAACGCCATATTTCTGCATTAGGAATTTTACCAGTTCGATTGTCTGGTCCCTAACATTTGCTGGCACTTTCCTAGTAACGTTGCACATCTCTACAGATAAGCTGTTTGCATTCGTGCACTTCTTATAGTAGTTTCCCGCAGCTCCCACGGTGGAATAACAGCCGCCGACTGCCCAGGCCACCCGGTTTACTGCCACGGACTTATAGACGTATTTCCCGCCGTCTACAAAGTAGTGTGCGGACGCTCCCTTGGATGCTCCCTGGAAGTATTTACAGTTATTCAAGGCCGTATCTTTAGAGTTTCCGGTATAATGCACAACGATATAATCTATATCCTTTGTGCTTCTTTTGCCGCCGTAGTTGCTTTTATGGGCAAACTTCTTTTTAAATTTTAATGCCATATTTTTTCTCCTTCCTGAAAAAAAAGAGGACGATTACTCGCCCTCCTCCGGTAACCCTGCTACGGATGTAAGTACAGATACAATCCCGGCCAATACCGCCGTGGACAATACCATTTTCCAGTCCACAGAGGACATTACAGCCGTGGTTCCTATCGTTGCTACTGCAGTCTGTGCCATCGTCTTAACAGCCCTGATTCCTGCGGCTCTGCCCCACTTCTTCCAATCTCTCATATTCATACCTTCCTTTCTTATTGGTCGATGATACTTTCTAATAGTTCATCTCTTATCTTTTTCATGTTTTCGATACCATTTCCTGTGATCTGGTGGTTTAGCAATGCAGCCAGGCTCTTTGATTGCTGCCGCTGCATCTCCTCTATCGCCACGATCCTTTTGTAATCCTTTTCCGAGTGATCCTCCAACTTTTCCACCCGGTTCTTAAATTTAAAGGCCGGGTGAATGACCTTGTAGATCACCGCCCCGGCCCCGCCGATTATACTAATTGCTCCGCACGCTGCTAAAATTTGTTGTAACACTTCGCTCTCCTTATGTCTGCAAAAGGCCCTGCGGCCTTACTGCTGTTCTGGTGTCTCTGTTGCCCTGGCGTCCTGCGCTTCGTAGAACTGCTGTGTAAACTCTGCGATTTCCCGCCGCACGCTGTCTTTGTTTGCTTCGTAGAGTTTTGAATCCTGAATGTTCTGGTTTATGTTGTCCCCGTCTCCGTTTTCTGCGACTGTGGCGTTCAGATAGACTACGGTGCGATCGGAATCCTTGACTTTGATTTCTCCGGTGAGCGTGATTGATCTTTTAGTTTCTAACATCTTATCTCCTTTCTTATTTTGCTATATACATAATGTTGATTGGTAACCATACATTGTTCGGCAGGGTCGAAGGATATGTGTTTCCTTCTCTATATCTA is a window encoding:
- a CDS encoding helix-turn-helix domain-containing protein — its product is MIVYKIDVIESLKEAGYNSTRILKENIIGQSAMTKIRNGEPVGIKTLDKICELLDMQPGNIIKYVETKK
- a CDS encoding Rha family transcriptional regulator → MLVEVKRIDKQEKTVVSSLDVANTFGKRHDNVLKDIRELGCSEEFRLLNFEESKYLNEQKHKQPMYYLTRDGFTLLVMGYTGETAMKFKEAYIKQFNAMERTLQGKLIEREKGIAVRQSLTKALQQSTENERMHGHAYSTYTNCIYKVLFGMNARQLREKYGIDKKENLRDYLLEEDLRAVQSMECLVSGLVDCGWGYDQIKEFIQQNNSAKIAA
- a CDS encoding peptidoglycan recognition family protein; its protein translation is MALKFKKKFAHKSNYGGKRSTKDIDYIVVHYTGNSKDTALNNCKYFQGASKGASAHYFVDGGKYVYKSVAVNRVAWAVGGCYSTVGAAGNYYKKCTNANSLSVEMCNVTRKVPANVRDQTIELVKFLMQKYGVPASHVIRHWDVNGKNCPMPWIGADNNGWKTFKNAIGGQSVKYTTVKKTSSKNAIRWMQGKLNSLASGADIAVDGEWGPATQKKLERYWKQLGWKKGSYAGKKTCTALYKNRKK
- a CDS encoding holin; amino-acid sequence: MNMRDWKKWGRAAGIRAVKTMAQTAVATIGTTAVMSSVDWKMVLSTAVLAGIVSVLTSVAGLPEEGE